A stretch of Actinomycetota bacterium DNA encodes these proteins:
- a CDS encoding thiamine pyrophosphate-dependent enzyme: MSLDITKINPHFEDVMPSEYKDLVANGPFGNPKGVGDLGSFKELIEEHPLCAGCNLALALRLVIGSLPKPEDSIIVGSTGCNSLAYTQLALHNVHSLFGNQNAVATGLKRALSLRFPDKVKDVIVMAGDGATADIGLDMTLHSWFRGEKITTVMFDNELYANTGGQESGMSRPGAVLNMAPTGKKFDKIHMFDLAVASGCAYVALCSTARPRQIGKSFEKAVMIAREVGPTYVQIHTPCPTNMKIKPSEGLAFAKERLATDYAFREHTSPEAEEYLKAVESAEVTS; the protein is encoded by the coding sequence ATGTCCCTGGATATAACTAAGATCAACCCGCACTTCGAAGATGTTATGCCTTCGGAGTACAAGGACCTGGTCGCAAACGGTCCTTTCGGCAATCCGAAGGGAGTTGGTGACCTCGGCAGCTTCAAGGAGCTCATCGAGGAGCATCCGCTTTGCGCAGGATGTAATCTCGCCCTGGCTCTTAGGCTCGTTATCGGCTCGCTGCCCAAGCCCGAGGATTCGATCATCGTCGGATCGACCGGCTGTAACAGCCTGGCCTACACGCAGCTGGCGTTGCACAACGTGCACTCGCTCTTCGGCAACCAGAACGCTGTGGCGACCGGCCTGAAGCGCGCGCTTTCGCTGCGCTTCCCCGACAAGGTCAAGGACGTCATCGTCATGGCTGGTGACGGCGCCACCGCCGACATCGGACTCGACATGACACTCCACTCGTGGTTCCGCGGCGAGAAGATCACGACCGTGATGTTCGACAACGAGCTGTACGCCAACACCGGCGGTCAGGAGAGCGGAATGAGCCGACCCGGCGCCGTTCTCAACATGGCGCCCACCGGCAAGAAGTTCGACAAGATCCACATGTTCGATCTCGCCGTCGCATCGGGATGTGCGTATGTCGCGCTTTGCTCGACCGCGCGCCCACGCCAGATCGGGAAGTCCTTCGAGAAGGCGGTCATGATCGCCCGCGAAGTCGGCCCGACCTACGTGCAGATCCACACCCCCTGCCCCACCAACATGAAGATCAAGCCCTCCGAGGGACTGGCCTTCGCCAAAGAGCGTCTCGCAACCGACTACGCCTTCCGCGAGCACACCTCGCCAGAGGCCGAGGAGTACCTGAAGGCCGTAGAGTCCGCGGAGGTGACTTCATGA
- a CDS encoding 2-oxoacid:acceptor oxidoreductase family protein produces the protein MSRQYVRMSGLGGQGVVTAASILGSAAVRDGKNAVVNPFFGAEKRLAPAESYVRISDEKLYDSGEILYPDIIMVYHPDVILQGKSYTMPFFSGLKRDGVIIVNSPTTIEFSDDENARLEDLGASVHFFSATDAARELAGTELATNVAMLGTLIGTTGIVSFDSVDAALRERFGGKSKFVASGTTAALDDAVKKQYDKIEKLLASNAKVLKETYDRARTAVAARANA, from the coding sequence ATGAGCAGGCAATACGTCAGAATGTCTGGGCTGGGCGGACAAGGCGTCGTCACAGCAGCCAGCATCTTGGGAAGCGCAGCTGTACGCGACGGCAAGAACGCCGTGGTCAACCCCTTCTTCGGTGCCGAGAAGCGTCTCGCCCCCGCCGAGAGCTACGTCAGGATCTCCGACGAGAAGCTCTATGACTCGGGCGAGATCCTCTATCCCGACATCATCATGGTCTACCACCCAGACGTCATCTTGCAGGGCAAGTCTTACACGATGCCCTTCTTCTCTGGACTCAAGCGCGACGGGGTCATCATCGTGAACTCCCCGACCACCATCGAGTTCAGTGACGACGAGAACGCCCGCCTGGAGGACCTGGGTGCATCGGTCCACTTCTTCTCGGCGACGGATGCCGCTCGTGAGCTTGCAGGCACCGAGCTTGCGACCAACGTGGCGATGCTCGGAACGCTGATCGGCACCACCGGGATCGTCAGCTTCGACTCGGTGGATGCCGCGCTGCGCGAGCGCTTCGGCGGTAAGTCCAAGTTCGTGGCTTCGGGTACGACGGCGGCACTCGATGATGCAGTCAAGAAGCAGTACGACAAGATCGAGAAGCTGCTCGCTAGCAATGCCAAGGTGCTGAAAGAGACCTATGACCGGGCCCGAACCGCTGTCGCCGCCAGGGCGAACGCCTGA
- a CDS encoding 4Fe-4S binding protein has translation MYSAGFVDESKCVGCRLCTQVCPEPNAVRFLASRKKSFIVAARCKGCGLCAVMCPKQAIEVRQITLAEVNACEVTCME, from the coding sequence ATGTATTCCGCTGGATTCGTCGACGAGAGCAAGTGTGTAGGGTGCAGGCTTTGCACCCAGGTGTGCCCTGAGCCAAACGCTGTCCGCTTCCTTGCAAGCCGCAAGAAGAGCTTCATCGTTGCGGCACGGTGCAAGGGCTGCGGTCTGTGCGCCGTGATGTGCCCCAAGCAGGCCATCGAAGTCAGGCAGATCACGTTGGCCGAGGTCAACGCCTGCGAAGTCACCTGTATGGAGTAG
- the ppcA gene encoding phosphoenolpyruvate carboxylase, which produces MNILRCMSTQHPDNAAVPFFSSTSVLAGEDEIREAFYAYSHLGCDEQMWDAEGKEIDTYVVKKLLSFYEDYFRENVLGEDLRLTLRVPNPTVETAEAKILLETLESIPRSHDAARLFYDRDVSPIFEVILPMTTSASDVDRVYRYYRDFIAGRQNLRFSDGDITISEWIGEFAPDRVEVIPLFEDLPSMLAAGDIVEEYLGDKDVTDQRVFLARSDTAMNYGFVSAALSNLIALHRIEELAARRGVRLHPIIGMGSAAFRGGLSPRTAERIGRDYPSVVTFTIQSAFKYDNPPHEVQDAIRVLKEREVGRAVPVDAERAMPVIEATSALYRRRVGELADTINLLARSMPQRRARKLHVGLFGYARQMDGVKLPRAIGFTCALYSAGLPPELLGFEALTDSDIAYLREALPSFDETISEALRYCDLDGPLAAGPLRDAVLRAGYDWAPESSHLEVVRNISSALEDGREQQVADLVIRGARIRRFLG; this is translated from the coding sequence ATGAACATCCTACGCTGCATGAGTACCCAGCACCCCGACAACGCCGCGGTGCCCTTCTTCTCCTCGACTTCGGTCTTGGCGGGGGAGGACGAGATCCGAGAGGCGTTCTACGCCTACTCCCACCTGGGCTGCGATGAGCAGATGTGGGATGCCGAAGGCAAGGAGATCGACACCTACGTCGTCAAGAAGCTACTATCGTTCTACGAGGACTACTTCCGCGAGAACGTGCTCGGCGAGGATCTCCGTCTCACGCTGCGGGTTCCCAACCCAACCGTCGAGACCGCCGAGGCCAAGATCCTCCTGGAGACGCTTGAGAGCATACCGCGCTCACACGACGCGGCCCGCCTCTTCTACGATCGCGATGTCTCGCCGATCTTCGAGGTCATCTTGCCGATGACCACCTCGGCATCGGACGTGGACCGCGTGTACCGCTACTATCGCGACTTCATCGCTGGGCGCCAGAACCTGCGGTTCAGTGACGGCGACATCACGATCTCCGAGTGGATAGGTGAGTTCGCACCCGATCGGGTCGAGGTGATCCCGCTCTTCGAGGACCTGCCCAGCATGCTGGCGGCCGGAGACATAGTCGAAGAGTACCTCGGCGACAAGGACGTCACCGACCAAAGGGTGTTCTTGGCGCGTTCGGACACGGCGATGAACTACGGCTTCGTCTCGGCGGCGCTGTCCAACCTGATCGCGCTACATCGCATCGAGGAGCTGGCCGCGCGCAGAGGGGTGCGCCTGCACCCGATCATCGGCATGGGTTCGGCGGCCTTCCGAGGCGGCCTTTCCCCCCGCACTGCCGAGCGCATCGGGCGCGACTACCCCAGCGTCGTGACGTTCACCATCCAGTCGGCCTTCAAGTACGATAATCCGCCTCACGAGGTCCAGGACGCTATTCGGGTACTCAAGGAGCGTGAAGTGGGCAGAGCGGTCCCTGTGGACGCTGAGAGGGCTATGCCTGTCATCGAGGCCACGAGCGCCTTGTACCGCCGAAGGGTCGGCGAGCTCGCCGACACCATCAACCTGTTGGCGCGATCGATGCCGCAGCGCCGCGCGCGCAAGCTCCACGTCGGACTTTTCGGCTACGCTCGGCAGATGGACGGGGTGAAGTTGCCCCGGGCGATCGGATTCACTTGCGCCCTGTACTCGGCGGGGCTTCCGCCGGAGCTGCTCGGCTTCGAGGCGCTGACCGATAGCGACATCGCGTACCTGAGAGAAGCGCTTCCGTCGTTCGACGAGACGATCTCAGAGGCGCTGCGCTACTGCGATTTGGACGGCCCACTGGCCGCAGGACCCCTGCGCGATGCGGTGCTTAGGGCCGGATACGACTGGGCGCCCGAGAGCTCACACCTTGAAGTGGTGCGAAACATCTCGAGCGCCCTAGAGGACGGGCGTGAGCAGCAGGTCGCGGATCTGGTGATCCGAGGCGCGCGCATACGCCGCTTCCTAGGCTGA
- a CDS encoding cation transporting ATPase C-terminal domain-containing protein, whose translation MRAYRAHTTRSLKNSILEIGVLSNKTVFIGIASILVLQAIFIYAPFMNSIFGSAPLEPGQILMAAAAGTIILPVISFEKWLRKRKGA comes from the coding sequence TTGAGAGCATACCGCGCTCACACGACGCGTTCACTCAAGAACTCGATCCTGGAGATCGGGGTCCTGTCGAACAAGACCGTGTTCATAGGAATCGCATCGATCCTGGTGTTGCAGGCGATCTTCATCTACGCTCCGTTCATGAACAGCATCTTCGGGTCGGCACCACTTGAGCCCGGGCAGATCCTGATGGCGGCTGCAGCGGGGACGATCATCCTGCCGGTGATCAGCTTCGAGAAGTGGCTGCGCAAGCGCAAGGGCGCATAG
- a CDS encoding HAD-IC family P-type ATPase: MSKSQSPTSKSGIEPKGTASGEQQWHVLTAEEVVGLTETDPDGLSEAEAAKRLATYGPNVISRGKGDTVLDLIWRQINNPLIWVLIVSAFVAMIADPTGGIKNGLVILAVVVINTIIGFIQEYKAGKAIEALSRMVPENVSLMRGGKKVTLPATDLVPGDVVLLASGDRVPADMRLIQSRTLQIEEAALTGESVPSAKELPPVAPESGIGDRTCMTFAGTLVTYGTGTAVVVETADNTELGRISTMLKETTDLETPLTRDLHKIGMIITVAIVSISVVMLAVGTWRTVNETGAELFMAFRETVIFAIALAVGAIPEGLPAIVTIALAIGVQRMAARNAVVRKLPAVETLGSTTVICSDKTGTLTRNEMTVQELWTPASGAVSVTGVGYEPTGHMVRNGDKFADLSSDFRELLMVGAVCNDASLENAEGAWKINGDPTEGALLVSAEKAGMSADALRKEYDRLDAIPFESENQFMATLNARDGGVLLIKGAPEAILSRCNTAMEVDLDHDTVLREVEALAARGMRVLAFASKAVPGMTAVEMSDTDGDFTFLGLQGMIDPPRPEAMAAIKLCHQAGIEVKMITGDHKGTAQAIAEQIDILPKNPDAPRVYTGVQLAEMSEAELVEAASSCNVFARVAPEHKLRLVNALQSRSHIVAMTGDGVNDAPALKQSNIGVAMGITGTAVSKEASEIVLVDDNFASIAAAVEEGRRVYDNLIKSLAFVLPTNLGLALILIWAVIFFPFGDVTKIVDGVSVTVSELLLPMGPTQLLWINLIAAVALALPLAFEAKEPGIMNRKPRDPDAPVLSGFVIMRVVIVAVLMTAGAVALFSYVYAAGGSQPGALATAQTAAVTTVIMFQIFYLLNCRSLKNSILEIGVLSNKTVFIGIASILVLQAIFIYAPFMNSIFGSAPLEPGQILMAAAAGTIILPVISFEKWLRKRKGA; the protein is encoded by the coding sequence ATGTCTAAGAGTCAAAGCCCGACTTCAAAGAGTGGAATCGAGCCAAAGGGAACAGCATCCGGCGAACAGCAGTGGCATGTCTTGACTGCCGAGGAGGTCGTCGGGCTAACCGAGACCGATCCTGACGGACTGTCAGAGGCGGAAGCGGCCAAGAGGCTTGCAACGTACGGTCCCAACGTGATCTCGAGGGGCAAAGGCGACACCGTCCTCGACCTGATCTGGCGGCAGATCAACAACCCACTCATCTGGGTGCTGATCGTCTCGGCATTCGTGGCGATGATTGCGGATCCGACCGGTGGCATCAAGAACGGCCTGGTTATCCTTGCGGTCGTTGTCATCAATACGATCATCGGGTTCATCCAGGAGTACAAGGCCGGTAAGGCCATCGAAGCCCTCTCGCGCATGGTGCCGGAGAACGTCTCCCTCATGCGCGGCGGCAAGAAGGTCACGCTTCCCGCCACCGACCTGGTGCCAGGTGATGTAGTGCTTCTCGCCAGCGGGGATCGGGTGCCCGCGGACATGCGCCTCATCCAATCCCGCACGCTTCAGATCGAAGAGGCCGCTCTCACAGGAGAGTCGGTTCCGTCAGCTAAAGAGCTCCCGCCGGTCGCCCCCGAGTCGGGAATCGGCGATCGCACCTGCATGACGTTCGCAGGCACGCTGGTGACTTACGGCACCGGTACCGCAGTCGTGGTAGAGACTGCCGATAACACCGAGCTCGGACGCATCTCGACGATGCTCAAGGAGACCACCGACCTGGAGACACCGCTTACCCGGGACCTCCACAAGATCGGTATGATCATCACGGTAGCGATCGTCAGCATATCAGTCGTCATGCTCGCCGTTGGTACCTGGCGGACTGTGAACGAAACGGGCGCCGAACTCTTCATGGCGTTCCGCGAGACCGTCATATTTGCGATCGCACTTGCAGTTGGAGCAATCCCGGAGGGTCTGCCGGCGATCGTCACGATCGCGCTTGCCATCGGTGTCCAGCGCATGGCCGCACGTAACGCCGTCGTCCGCAAGCTACCCGCAGTCGAGACTCTTGGCTCGACGACCGTGATCTGCAGTGACAAGACCGGTACGCTGACCCGCAACGAAATGACCGTCCAGGAGCTGTGGACCCCGGCATCCGGCGCGGTGTCGGTGACTGGAGTCGGCTACGAGCCAACCGGTCACATGGTGCGCAACGGCGACAAGTTCGCCGATCTGTCCTCGGACTTCAGGGAACTCCTGATGGTCGGCGCTGTCTGCAACGACGCATCTCTTGAGAACGCCGAGGGCGCCTGGAAGATCAACGGTGACCCCACCGAGGGTGCACTGCTCGTATCCGCCGAAAAGGCTGGCATGAGCGCTGACGCTCTCCGTAAAGAGTACGACCGTCTCGACGCCATACCGTTCGAGTCCGAGAACCAGTTCATGGCGACTCTCAATGCACGCGACGGCGGAGTGCTCCTGATAAAGGGTGCCCCCGAGGCGATCCTCAGCCGCTGCAATACCGCCATGGAAGTCGACCTCGATCACGACACCGTCCTGCGAGAGGTCGAGGCCCTAGCCGCCCGCGGCATGCGGGTTCTGGCATTCGCCTCGAAGGCGGTGCCGGGCATGACAGCGGTCGAGATGAGCGACACCGATGGCGACTTCACCTTCCTCGGCCTTCAGGGGATGATCGATCCGCCCAGGCCTGAGGCTATGGCTGCTATCAAACTGTGTCACCAGGCTGGCATCGAAGTGAAGATGATCACCGGTGACCACAAAGGCACCGCGCAGGCGATCGCCGAGCAGATCGACATCCTGCCCAAAAACCCAGATGCCCCCAGGGTCTACACCGGCGTACAGCTCGCCGAGATGTCCGAGGCCGAGCTCGTCGAGGCAGCCAGCTCATGCAACGTATTCGCCCGCGTGGCGCCCGAGCACAAGCTCAGGCTCGTGAACGCCCTGCAGAGCCGGAGCCACATCGTCGCCATGACGGGTGACGGCGTCAACGATGCACCGGCGCTCAAGCAATCCAACATCGGTGTCGCCATGGGCATCACCGGAACCGCTGTCTCCAAGGAAGCATCGGAGATCGTGCTGGTCGACGACAACTTCGCTTCGATCGCGGCGGCTGTCGAGGAAGGCCGAAGGGTCTACGACAACCTCATCAAGTCGCTGGCATTCGTCCTGCCGACCAACCTGGGACTCGCGCTCATCCTTATCTGGGCGGTCATCTTCTTCCCCTTCGGCGATGTGACGAAGATCGTTGACGGAGTGTCTGTGACAGTCAGCGAACTCCTTCTGCCGATGGGTCCGACCCAGCTACTCTGGATCAACCTGATCGCCGCAGTCGCTCTGGCCCTTCCGTTGGCCTTCGAAGCCAAGGAGCCCGGAATCATGAATCGCAAGCCCAGGGATCCGGATGCACCGGTACTCAGCGGTTTCGTCATCATGCGTGTGGTCATCGTCGCTGTGTTGATGACTGCAGGCGCGGTGGCACTGTTCAGCTACGTGTACGCTGCGGGTGGCAGTCAGCCAGGAGCACTGGCTACAGCGCAGACAGCGGCTGTCACCACGGTCATCATGTTCCAGATCTTCTATCTGCTCAACTGCCGTTCACTCAAGAACTCGATCCTGGAGATCGGGGTCCTGTCGAACAAGACCGTGTTCATAGGAATCGCATCGATCCTGGTGTTGCAGGCGATCTTCATCTACGCTCCGTTCATGAACAGCATCTTCGGGTCGGCACCACTTGAGCCCGGGCAGATCCTGATGGCGGCTGCAGCGGGGACGATCATCCTGCCGGTGATCAGCTTCGAGAAGTGGCTGCGCAAGCGCAAGGGCGCATAG
- a CDS encoding SagB/ThcOx family dehydrogenase: protein MSPEMIDSGDSEAGSPTAATPDRRAFLMAIGGFAALALAGCASQERADEVAPEPGQPAAPAPGGVAQDPAGAGAGDALLSAIERRRSIRSFTNDPISDADILQLLWSAQGITLQDAGFRAAPSAGALYPLETYVATAEGVRRYIPRRHELEDAGDSDIRGPLAIASLGQMFIAQAPAVFIINAVYARTEGRYGDRGRRYVHMEVGHAAQNLSLMAVHQGRGSVMIGAFIDADIRRLLGAPAEEDPLYIIPVGTPG from the coding sequence GTGTCTCCCGAGATGATCGATTCCGGCGATTCGGAGGCTGGCTCCCCGACCGCCGCCACCCCTGACCGGCGGGCTTTCTTGATGGCCATAGGGGGATTCGCGGCGCTGGCGCTGGCGGGATGTGCGTCGCAAGAGCGTGCGGACGAGGTCGCCCCCGAGCCCGGTCAACCTGCCGCCCCCGCACCCGGCGGCGTCGCGCAGGACCCAGCTGGCGCGGGTGCCGGTGACGCTCTGCTCTCGGCGATCGAGCGCCGACGGTCGATCCGCTCATTCACCAACGACCCGATCTCCGACGCAGACATCTTGCAGCTGCTGTGGTCCGCTCAGGGCATCACGCTTCAAGATGCTGGCTTCCGAGCCGCCCCTTCGGCAGGTGCGCTATACCCGCTGGAGACCTACGTGGCGACCGCCGAGGGCGTGCGGCGCTACATCCCACGGCGACATGAGCTGGAGGATGCGGGCGACTCGGACATCCGCGGGCCGCTGGCCATTGCCTCGCTAGGGCAGATGTTCATCGCGCAGGCGCCGGCGGTCTTCATCATCAACGCGGTCTACGCGCGAACGGAAGGTCGGTACGGCGATCGCGGGCGGCGCTACGTCCACATGGAGGTCGGTCACGCCGCCCAGAACCTCTCGCTGATGGCGGTGCACCAGGGGCGTGGATCCGTGATGATCGGTGCGTTCATCGATGCCGACATCCGGCGCCTGCTAGGCGCACCTGCCGAGGAGGACCCGCTCTACATAATCCCGGTGGGGACTCCGGGGTAG
- a CDS encoding ABC transporter ATP-binding protein, with product MMFVSPESLPATGCPAVRPHVTMEGVSKDFAGVVAVDDVSLSIAKGEFFALLGPSGCGKTTTLRMLAGLETPTTGTITIDGRPMFDADNNVPPEARGVGIVFQDYALFPHMTIFENVAFGLHRQGKAVVAARVGELLDLVGLADAAKRYPHELSGGQRQRVALARSLAPAPAVILLDEPFSNLDAELRVGLRNETKDILKAAGATVVLVTHDQEEAFSLSDRVGVMDKGRLVQVDIPYTIYHDPADRFVAEFTGVVDFVPATVRGCDLVSALGVFPHEGPKCPEATTGYLVVRPDDVRIAPSPQGEAIVTAARFLGADALYTLALPDGLGLHSLMSSTRLIAEGTRVEIVFDPAHTVFFPE from the coding sequence ATGATGTTCGTCTCACCCGAGAGCTTGCCCGCCACAGGTTGTCCGGCAGTCAGGCCGCACGTGACGATGGAGGGCGTGAGCAAGGACTTTGCCGGGGTCGTCGCAGTAGACGACGTTTCTCTCTCGATTGCCAAGGGCGAGTTCTTCGCGCTGCTTGGCCCTTCGGGTTGCGGCAAGACCACGACGCTGCGGATGCTCGCCGGGCTCGAAACACCCACAACTGGCACCATCACCATCGACGGTCGCCCAATGTTCGACGCCGACAACAACGTGCCGCCTGAGGCCCGGGGAGTCGGCATCGTCTTCCAGGACTACGCGCTCTTCCCGCACATGACGATCTTCGAGAACGTGGCCTTCGGCCTGCATCGGCAGGGAAAAGCGGTCGTTGCGGCGCGGGTGGGCGAGCTTCTGGATCTCGTGGGACTCGCGGACGCAGCCAAGCGCTATCCGCACGAGCTGTCCGGCGGGCAACGTCAGCGGGTGGCGCTCGCCAGGTCACTCGCCCCAGCCCCGGCGGTCATCTTGCTCGACGAGCCCTTCTCCAACCTCGATGCCGAGCTTCGGGTCGGACTTCGCAACGAGACCAAGGACATCCTGAAGGCTGCCGGCGCCACGGTCGTGCTCGTCACCCACGATCAGGAGGAGGCGTTCTCGCTATCAGACCGTGTCGGAGTGATGGACAAAGGCCGACTCGTGCAGGTCGACATTCCGTATACCATCTACCATGACCCCGCCGACAGATTCGTCGCCGAGTTCACTGGGGTAGTCGACTTCGTCCCAGCTACCGTGCGTGGCTGCGATCTGGTCTCGGCGCTGGGCGTCTTTCCCCACGAGGGCCCCAAGTGCCCGGAAGCGACGACCGGCTACCTCGTCGTTCGGCCCGACGACGTGCGCATCGCCCCCTCCCCGCAAGGCGAGGCGATCGTGACCGCCGCGCGTTTCCTAGGCGCCGACGCGCTCTACACCCTTGCGCTACCCGACGGCCTGGGGCTGCACTCGCTCATGTCTTCCACCAGGCTGATCGCCGAAGGGACCCGGGTCGAGATCGTCTTCGACCCCGCACACACGGTGTTCTTCCCGGAGTAG